A section of the Pseudophryne corroboree isolate aPseCor3 chromosome 11, aPseCor3.hap2, whole genome shotgun sequence genome encodes:
- the LOC134969507 gene encoding RING finger protein 44-like, with protein sequence MSGRRELRRLLEDQRSWSRLGDHDDSPPTVFEERLRSERRRGAITRQNTQEYLSRGETSAHLQTPQREHRHRSRSPLPAPETAPRGRPSPDPLPGPSHLHPASQQPAENEQNVSATLQEAIMQNIEALVEANDGQNLQAMLEESFRQNMPALVEEMNRQNLQSLTVDVSYFPFTIIAEDEARQSCVICLMEYEAGERVSVLPCSHKYHPSCISEWYETNSSCPLCRSECTPRRIRCQIS encoded by the coding sequence ATGATTCACCCCCAACCGTTTTTGAGGAGAGGCTGCGGTCCGAGCGCCGAAGAGGTGCAATAACTCGTCAGAACACCCAGGAATATCTATCAAGAGGAGAAACATCCGCTCATCTACAGACACCTCAGAGGGAGCACAGACACCGAAGCCGCTCTCCTCTTCCTGCTCCTGAGACAGCACCAAGAGGAAGACCAAGTCCAGATCCTCTCCCTGGTCCAAGTCATCTACATCCAGCCTCTCAGCAGCCAGCGGAGAATGAGCAGAATGTCTCGGCCACTCTGCAAGAGGCCATCATGCAGAATATCGAAGCCTTGGTGGAAGCTAACGATGGGCAGAATCTCCAGGCCATGTTGGAAGAGAGCTTCAGACAGAACATGCCAGCATTGGTGGAGGAGATGAATAGGCAGAATCTCCAGTCCTTGACGGTGGATGTCAGCTATTTCCCATTTACCATTATTGCAGAGGATGAAGCAAGACAATCGTGTGTTATCTGTCTAATGGAGTACGAAGCTGGGGAACGAGTGTCTGTCCTGCCCTGCAGCCACAAGTATCATCCAAGCTGCATATCAGAGTGGTATGAAACAAATTCCAGCTGTCCCCTGTGCCGCAGTGAGTGTACCCCAAGGCGGATCCGGTGTCAGATCTCCTGA